One genomic segment of Vespa crabro chromosome 3, iyVesCrab1.2, whole genome shotgun sequence includes these proteins:
- the LOC124422687 gene encoding V-type proton ATPase 16 kDa proteolipid subunit yields the protein MSSAFPEGAPIYGPFFGVMGAASAIIFSALGAAYGTAKSGTGIAAMSVMRPELIMKSIIPVVMAGIIAIYGLVVAVLIAGNLNEPPIYTLYNGFVHLGAGLAVGFSGLAAGFAIGIVGDAGVRGTAQQPRLFVGMILILIFAEVLGLYGLIVAIYLYTK from the exons aTGAGTTCCGCATTTCCGGAGGGCGCACCCATTTACGGGCCCTTTTTCGGAGTAATGGGCGCTGCCTCTGCCATTATATTTTCCG cTCTGGGAGCAGCTTATGGCACAGCCAAATCAGGTACAGGCATTGCAGCGATGTCCGTTATGAGGCCAGAACTTATTATGAAATCTATCATTCCTGTTGTCATGGCGGGTATTATTGCCATTTATGGACTGGTAGTGGCGGTTCTTATTGCCGGTAATCTAAACGAACCACCAATCTACACTCTTTATAA CGGTTTTGTCCACCTGGGTGCTGGCTTAGCCGTAGGTTTTTCTGGTTTAGCTGCAGGATTTGCCATTGGTATTGTGGGAGATGCGGGTGTAAGAGGCACTGCACAACAGCCTCGCCTCTTTGTCGGTATGATCTTAATTCTCATCTTCGCAGAAGTATTGGGTCTTTATGGTCTCATCGTTGCCATCTATTTGTACACAAAATAA
- the LOC124423159 gene encoding periodic tryptophan protein 2 homolog codes for MKFAYKFSNILGTVYRKGDLIFSPDGSSVISPVGNKISIFDLKNNKSLTLPIESKYNYTAIDISPDGYLLIAINEVGDAHIISMISKMIIHKYRFKRRIRSVKFSPDGKHFAVCKENNVFIFNAPGLQSGEYNPFIMERIFHGAVDETTFIDWSFDSKLLAIGSKDATTKLYSLQKWENFKFITLGCHSDMIIACFFEKNSYDISTISRNGQLCVWECTIDPDDLVEWEPPTKKDRKTDSDDEDDIDLDKAIEKTEKQRNNLERKLVQLQLTSEQNEEENTEMDSKVKKLRYKKIARHYLINEIRKQTKDAVLTAATYHKDTHILVVGFNNGSFCLYEMPEVNMIHSLNISAQGISSIALNSTGDWIALGCSHMGQLLVWEWQSETYAMKQQGHSNNINCLAYSPDGQYIVTGGDDGKVKLWNTMSGFCSVTFQEHSSAISGVLFSHNRRFIISSSLDGTVRAYDLTRYRNFKTLTSPRPVQFSCVAIDSSDEFVVAGGQDFFYIYLWSIKLGTLLEILGGHEGPVVSLAFNPSPASTELVSVSWDKTLKIWNAIENGSMHETIQLTADGLYVTYKPDGEEVAVSTLDGQISFFHCKTAMQTGSIEGRNDLGSGRSEIDMITAKKTLQAKAFTSLCYSADGSCILAGGQSKNVCIYNVKEAILLKKFEVTQNRSLDAVDDFINRRKMTEFGNIALVEEREENEDGNVTLRLPGVKSGDMASRSMKPEVRVFSLQFSPTGQAWAAATTEGLLIYSLDVDFIFDPFQLDLKITPDTIKETLAKVEYTQALMMALKLNEKSLIRQVIETIPYTNIELIVRNLADIYLEKTLKFIAVELESAKHIHFYLLWIEVILNNHGHKMNTTFQIPLLLMLQKNMQRKYDDLSSICDFNQYTISYIKRMGEIKAAKSKLNDSVATISGSSDTSFIMEMDTD; via the exons atgaagtTCGCTTATAAG ttCAGTAATATACTTGGTACGGTCTATCGCAAGGGAGATTTGATATTTTCTCCTGATGGATCATCTGTTATTAGTCCTGTGGGTAACAAAATCTcaatatttgatttaaaaaa CAATAAATCCTTGACTCTTCCCatagaaagtaaatataattatactgcTATAGACATATCTCCAGATGGATATTTGTTAATTGCGATTAATGAAG tGGGAGACGCTCATATAATCAGTATGATAAGTAAAAtgattatacataaatacagaTTTAAACGTCGTATCAGAAGTGTTAAATTTTCTCCAGATGGAAAACACTTTGCAgtttgtaaagaaaataatg ttttcattttcaatgcaCCTGGTCTACAATCGGGAGAATATAATCCATTTATAATGGAACGGATATTTCATGGAGCTGTCGATGAAACAACATTCATAGATTGGTCATTTGATTCAAAACTTTTGGCAATTGGTTCGAAAGATGCCACTACAAAATTGTACAGTTTACAGAAATGGGAAAACTTTAAATTCATTACACTTGGTTGTCATTCTGATATGATAATAGCAtgttttttcgaaaaaaatagtTATGATATATCGACCATTAGCAG AAATGGACAATTATGTGTTTGGGAATGTACCATTGATCCAGATGATCTAGTAGAATGGGAACCACCAActaaaaaggatagaaaaactGATagtgatgatgaagatgatatAGACCTAGATAAAGCAATAGAGAAAACTGAAAAACAACGAAATAACTTAGAGCGAAAATTAGTCCAATtac aacTTACATCTGAACagaatgaagaagagaatACAGAAATGGATTCAAAGGTTAAAAAATtacgttataaaaaaattgcacGGCATTacttaataaatgaaatacgaAAACAAACCAAAGATGCAGTATTAACAGCAGCTACATATCACAAAGATACTCATATTTTAGTAGTAGGATTTAATAATGGTTCCTTTTGTTTATATGAAATGCCTGAGGTTAACATGATTCATTCTTTAAA TATTTCTGCGCAAGGAATTTCTTCTATAGCATTGAACTCTACTGGAGACTGGATAGCTTTAGGATGTTCTCATATGGGTCAATTATTGGTCTGGGAATGGCAGAGTGAAACGTATGCTATGAAACAACAAGGACatagtaacaatataaattgtttGGCATATAGCCCGGATGGACAATATATTGTTACTGGTGGTGATGATGGAAAAGTAAAGCTATGGAATACAATGAGTGGATTTTGTTCAGTTACATTTCAAGAACATTCATCTGCGATTTCAGGAGTTTTGTTCAGTCACAATCgcagatttattatttcttcctcgCTCGATGGAACTGTTAGAGCATATGATTTAACTAgatatagaaattttaaaaCTTTGACATCTCCACGACCAGTTCAATTTAGTTGTGTGGCAATAGACTCAAGTGATGAGTTCGTTGTAGCAGGTGGTCAAgacttcttttatatttacttgtGGAGTATTAAACTAGGTACTTTATTAGAG atatTAGGTGGTCACGAAGGACCCGTTGTAAGTTTAGCTTTTAATCCAAGCCCTGCCAGTACAGAATTGGTATCAGTCTCCTGggataaaacattaaaaatatggaATGCTATTGAAAATGGTTCTATGCATGAGACAATACAATTAACTGCTGATGGTTTATATGTTACTTATAAACCTGATGGCGAAGAAGTTGCAGTATCTACTTTAGATGgacaaatttcatttttccattGTAAAACTGCAATGCAAACGGGCAGTATTGAAGGTAGAAATGATTTAGGTAGTGGTAGATCCGAGATAGATATGATTACAGCAAAGAAAACTTTACAAGccaa agcGTTTACTTCTTTGTGCTATTCTGCTGATGGTTCGTGCATATTAGCTGGTGGACAATCTAAAAACGTATGCATTTATAATGTTAAAGAAGCAATACtcttaaaaaaatttgaagtTACACAAAATAGATCTTTGGATGCAGtagat GATTTTATAAATAGACGAAAAATGACTGAATTTGGAAATATAGCTTTGGTCGAAGAAcgtgaagaaaatgaagatggTAACGTAACATTACGTTTACCAGGTGTTAAAAGTGGTGATATGGCTAGTAGAAGTATGAAACCAGAAGTGAGAGTATTTAGTTTACAATTTTCTCCAACAG gaCAAGCGTGGGCAGCAGCAACAACTGAAGGCTTGCTAATATATTCATTAGatgttgattttatatttgaccCATTTCAACTTGATCTTAAGATCACTCCTGATACTATAAAAGAAACACTTGCTAAAGTGGAATACACACAag cgTTAATGATGGCCTTGAAACTGaatgaaaaatctttaataagacAAGTCATTGAAACTATTCCATATACAAATA ttGAACTGATCGTACGAAATTTAGCCGATATTTATCTAGAGAAGACATTGAAATTTATAGCGGTCGAATTAGAATCAGCAAagcatatacatttttatcttttatggATAGaagtgatattaaataatcatgGACACAAAATGAATACAACATTTCAAATCCcgttactattaatgttacaGAAAAATATGCAGAGAAAGTACGACGACTTGAGTTCGAT ATGTGATTTTAATCAATATACaataagttatataaaaagaatgggAGAAATAAAGGCTGCTAAATCTAAATTAAATGATAGTGTAGCTACGATTAGCGGATCATCCGATACTTCATTTATAATGGAAATGGATACtgattga
- the LOC124423160 gene encoding glycine receptor subunit alphaZ1 isoform X3, translated as MDFRVDMFVRQSWTESRLYMLDDIFEEGDDYVIFPSEFYDNLWQPDPYFLNSKVSEIATLNHKFSSVTLYRNKTVRYSARMHAIIACQMEFQLYPMDIQVCPIYVESFSYNSQKLRLRWDDSGVTVNPELKLLQYNIGKPVVFEETTHYMMEKNGNFSRLVVLFRFERQIGHHLIQTFAPSTLVVMFSWFSFWLDLDAIPGRVALLVTSMLTLVTMFTGLKSDIPPVAYVKALDLWMAGCMMFVFAALGEFVIVKVLDLRYQYVNDIQSSIVPRSFQTRLVMTDKSQNSEFWDYDTIYTIKSKNNRAGSKHLLQTWLDLETSSLFPYRTRSQQIDRYSRIGFPILFLLFIVLYWPILLLKKAA; from the exons ATGGACTTTAG aGTCGATATGTTCGTTCGTCAAAGCTGGACCGAGTCACGACTTTATATGCTCGATGATATCTTCGAGGAAGGAGACGATTATGTTATTTTTCCATCAGAATTCTACGATAATCTTTGGCAGCCTGatccttattttctaaattcaaAAGTCTCCG AGATCGCTACCTTAAACCACAAATTCTCATCGGTCACACTCTACAGAAATAAAACCGTCCGATATTCCGCGCGAATGCACGCAATTATAGCATGCCAAATGGAATTTCAACTTTATCCTATGGATATACAAGTTTGTCCGATTTACGTGGAAAGTT TTTCTTATAATAGTCAAAAGTTACGATTGAGATGGGACGATAGCGGTGTAACAGTGAATCctgaattaaaattgttacaatataatataggaAAACCAGTTGTCTTCGAAGAGACTACCCATTACATGATGGAAAAGAATG GAAATTTCTCAAGGTTGGTGGTTTTGTTCCGATTTGAGAGACAAATAGGACATCATTTAATACAAACGTTTGCTCCATCGACATTAGTCGTAATGTTTTCCTGGTTCAGCTTTTGGTTGGATTTAGATGCGATACCAGGACGTGTCGCTCTTTTAGTAACGAGTATGCTTACTTTGGTGACGATGTTTACTGGCTTGAAAAGTGACATACCTCCGGTTGCCTATGTGAAA GCACTTGATCTTTGGATGGCTGGTTGCATGATGTTCGTATTTGCTGCTTTGGGAGAATTTGTAATAGTCAAAGTGCTTGATTTACGTTATCAATATGTAAACGATATACAATCGTCAATTGTACCTCGAAGCTTTCAAACG cGATTAGTTATGACGGACAAAAGTCAAAATTCTGAATTCTGGGATTATGATaccatatatacaataaaatcaaagaacaATCGAGCAGGCAGCAAACATCTTCTACAAACATGGCTTGATCTTGAAACATCATCTCTATTTCCTTATCGAACACGATCACAACAAATAGATCGTTATAGCAGAATTGGatttcctattctttttcttttattcatcgtTTTATATTGGCCTATACTTTTGCTAAAGAAAGCagcataa
- the LOC124423160 gene encoding glycine receptor subunit alphaZ1 isoform X1, with the protein MKSTILIVFLHSCLSPFPEVFSAKGSVKNRTMKPRVVLPNNYVKEIRPPSKKGFPVTVDFSIFVVDINSINVEDMDFRVDMFVRQSWTESRLYMLDDIFEEGDDYVIFPSEFYDNLWQPDPYFLNSKVSEIATLNHKFSSVTLYRNKTVRYSARMHAIIACQMEFQLYPMDIQVCPIYVESFSYNSQKLRLRWDDSGVTVNPELKLLQYNIGKPVVFEETTHYMMEKNGNFSRLVVLFRFERQIGHHLIQTFAPSTLVVMFSWFSFWLDLDAIPGRVALLVTSMLTLVTMFTGLKSDIPPVAYVKALDLWMAGCMMFVFAALGEFVIVKVLDLRYQYVNDIQSSIVPRSFQTRLVMTDKSQNSEFWDYDTIYTIKSKNNRAGSKHLLQTWLDLETSSLFPYRTRSQQIDRYSRIGFPILFLLFIVLYWPILLLKKAA; encoded by the exons ATGAAGAGCACGATTCTAATAGTTTTTCTTCACTCTTGTTTGAGCCCCTTCCCAGAAGTATTTTCCGCTAA AGGAAGTGTCAAAAATCGTACCATGAAGCCAAGAGTCGTATTGCCAAATAATTACGTGAAag agaTTCGACCGCCATCAAAGAAGGGTTTCCCAGTGACAGTTGACTTCAGTATTTTTGTCGTGGACATCAATTCCATTAACGTCGAGGATATGGACTTTAG aGTCGATATGTTCGTTCGTCAAAGCTGGACCGAGTCACGACTTTATATGCTCGATGATATCTTCGAGGAAGGAGACGATTATGTTATTTTTCCATCAGAATTCTACGATAATCTTTGGCAGCCTGatccttattttctaaattcaaAAGTCTCCG AGATCGCTACCTTAAACCACAAATTCTCATCGGTCACACTCTACAGAAATAAAACCGTCCGATATTCCGCGCGAATGCACGCAATTATAGCATGCCAAATGGAATTTCAACTTTATCCTATGGATATACAAGTTTGTCCGATTTACGTGGAAAGTT TTTCTTATAATAGTCAAAAGTTACGATTGAGATGGGACGATAGCGGTGTAACAGTGAATCctgaattaaaattgttacaatataatataggaAAACCAGTTGTCTTCGAAGAGACTACCCATTACATGATGGAAAAGAATG GAAATTTCTCAAGGTTGGTGGTTTTGTTCCGATTTGAGAGACAAATAGGACATCATTTAATACAAACGTTTGCTCCATCGACATTAGTCGTAATGTTTTCCTGGTTCAGCTTTTGGTTGGATTTAGATGCGATACCAGGACGTGTCGCTCTTTTAGTAACGAGTATGCTTACTTTGGTGACGATGTTTACTGGCTTGAAAAGTGACATACCTCCGGTTGCCTATGTGAAA GCACTTGATCTTTGGATGGCTGGTTGCATGATGTTCGTATTTGCTGCTTTGGGAGAATTTGTAATAGTCAAAGTGCTTGATTTACGTTATCAATATGTAAACGATATACAATCGTCAATTGTACCTCGAAGCTTTCAAACG cGATTAGTTATGACGGACAAAAGTCAAAATTCTGAATTCTGGGATTATGATaccatatatacaataaaatcaaagaacaATCGAGCAGGCAGCAAACATCTTCTACAAACATGGCTTGATCTTGAAACATCATCTCTATTTCCTTATCGAACACGATCACAACAAATAGATCGTTATAGCAGAATTGGatttcctattctttttcttttattcatcgtTTTATATTGGCCTATACTTTTGCTAAAGAAAGCagcataa
- the LOC124423160 gene encoding glycine receptor subunit alphaZ1 isoform X2 has protein sequence MKPRVVLPNNYVKEIRPPSKKGFPVTVDFSIFVVDINSINVEDMDFRVDMFVRQSWTESRLYMLDDIFEEGDDYVIFPSEFYDNLWQPDPYFLNSKVSEIATLNHKFSSVTLYRNKTVRYSARMHAIIACQMEFQLYPMDIQVCPIYVESFSYNSQKLRLRWDDSGVTVNPELKLLQYNIGKPVVFEETTHYMMEKNGNFSRLVVLFRFERQIGHHLIQTFAPSTLVVMFSWFSFWLDLDAIPGRVALLVTSMLTLVTMFTGLKSDIPPVAYVKALDLWMAGCMMFVFAALGEFVIVKVLDLRYQYVNDIQSSIVPRSFQTRLVMTDKSQNSEFWDYDTIYTIKSKNNRAGSKHLLQTWLDLETSSLFPYRTRSQQIDRYSRIGFPILFLLFIVLYWPILLLKKAA, from the exons ATGAAGCCAAGAGTCGTATTGCCAAATAATTACGTGAAag agaTTCGACCGCCATCAAAGAAGGGTTTCCCAGTGACAGTTGACTTCAGTATTTTTGTCGTGGACATCAATTCCATTAACGTCGAGGATATGGACTTTAG aGTCGATATGTTCGTTCGTCAAAGCTGGACCGAGTCACGACTTTATATGCTCGATGATATCTTCGAGGAAGGAGACGATTATGTTATTTTTCCATCAGAATTCTACGATAATCTTTGGCAGCCTGatccttattttctaaattcaaAAGTCTCCG AGATCGCTACCTTAAACCACAAATTCTCATCGGTCACACTCTACAGAAATAAAACCGTCCGATATTCCGCGCGAATGCACGCAATTATAGCATGCCAAATGGAATTTCAACTTTATCCTATGGATATACAAGTTTGTCCGATTTACGTGGAAAGTT TTTCTTATAATAGTCAAAAGTTACGATTGAGATGGGACGATAGCGGTGTAACAGTGAATCctgaattaaaattgttacaatataatataggaAAACCAGTTGTCTTCGAAGAGACTACCCATTACATGATGGAAAAGAATG GAAATTTCTCAAGGTTGGTGGTTTTGTTCCGATTTGAGAGACAAATAGGACATCATTTAATACAAACGTTTGCTCCATCGACATTAGTCGTAATGTTTTCCTGGTTCAGCTTTTGGTTGGATTTAGATGCGATACCAGGACGTGTCGCTCTTTTAGTAACGAGTATGCTTACTTTGGTGACGATGTTTACTGGCTTGAAAAGTGACATACCTCCGGTTGCCTATGTGAAA GCACTTGATCTTTGGATGGCTGGTTGCATGATGTTCGTATTTGCTGCTTTGGGAGAATTTGTAATAGTCAAAGTGCTTGATTTACGTTATCAATATGTAAACGATATACAATCGTCAATTGTACCTCGAAGCTTTCAAACG cGATTAGTTATGACGGACAAAAGTCAAAATTCTGAATTCTGGGATTATGATaccatatatacaataaaatcaaagaacaATCGAGCAGGCAGCAAACATCTTCTACAAACATGGCTTGATCTTGAAACATCATCTCTATTTCCTTATCGAACACGATCACAACAAATAGATCGTTATAGCAGAATTGGatttcctattctttttcttttattcatcgtTTTATATTGGCCTATACTTTTGCTAAAGAAAGCagcataa
- the LOC124423161 gene encoding elongation of very long chain fatty acids protein 4-like, whose amino-acid sequence MASFINSTTIFMNDIYDYYLWTLSLADERTRGWLLVDSPKPTLIYTMLYLMIVWAGPKIMKKRKAFKLTWALVPYNLTMACLNAYIAIQLFVASTRLRYSYVCQPIRHITRPDEMQIAHAVWWYYFSKLLEFCDTFFFILRKKDNQLSFLHVYHHSTMFSLWWIGIKWVPSGSTFLPAMVNSFIHVLMYSYYGLAALGPSVSKYLWWKKYLTILQLIQFTMALILGINGIRSGCDFPLWMQYALVLYMISFIVLFGNFYAKAYIAKGKQAYAERQLERLKTKKSKIIENEKKSEEVISNGILTNGHVNGYVNGITKRKA is encoded by the exons ATGGCGAGCTTTATTAATTCAACGACGATATTTATGAACGACATCtacgattattatctttgGACTCTCTCTTTGGCAG ACGAAAGAACGAGAGGATGGCTACTAGTCGATTCACCAAAACCAactttaatatatacgatGCTGTACCTCATGATCGTTTGGGCTGGAccaaaaattatgaaaaaacgaaaagctTTTAAGCTTACGTGGGCTCTTGTACCGTACAATCTTACCATGGCTTGTCTCAATGCTTATATTGctattcaacttttcgttGCTTCTACAAGGTTACGATATAGCTATGTTTGTCAACCAATTAGACACATAACTCGTCCTGATGAGATGCAA ATCGCACACGCAGTATGGTGGTATTATTTTAGCAAGCTCTTAGAATTTTGTGAtacattcttctttattttacgtAAGAAGGACAATCAATTAAGCTTCCTGCACGTCTACCATCATTCGACGATGTTCTCCCTTTGGTGGATCGGTATTAAATGGGTTCCAAGTGGATCTA CTTTCTTACCAGCTATGGTAAACAGTTTCATCCATGTATTGATGTATTCGTATTATGGGTTAGCCGCTTTGGGTCCCTCAGTTTCCAAATATCTTTGGTGGAAGAAATACTTGACGATTCTCCAGTTAATCCAATTTACAATGGCTCTGATTCTCGGCATCAATGGTATTCGATCAGGCTGCGATTTCCCTCTTTGGATGCAATATGCACTTGTCCTTTATATGATCTCGTTCATTGTTCTATTTGGAAACTTTTATGCTAAAGCCTATATCGCCAAG ggtAAACAAGCGTACGCGGAGAGACAATTGGAGAGGCTGAAGACAAAGAAATCGAAGATCATtgaaaacgagaagaaatCCGAAGAAGTAATCAGTAACGGGATACTTACAAATGGACACGTCAATGGATACGTAAACGGCATTACGAAACGGAAGGCTTAG
- the LOC124423162 gene encoding uncharacterized protein LOC124423162, which yields MNFLQWKSHDSDKQDLSLSYAYPVINNDQKINSVIVKNNKSPRQKVDKTSLIEDGLYTSDSPFTRNVIKPYLLNNTSMLDHEVIPKLSGKLVEIAIRCVNIYSKNNQNDSNVEITSVSLLFKKKVICKTNKPFNRKLHKLLLRNSECNNLSIQVYLKDGQSTILPLPLPKHSVKNNNIEIEFAIADSTGRIHSGTVMCTISMILHGQNQEETSTTYLHRLSNDPNDPQNGLSLHRPNKKKICNREIKYFLLEDPALRFENIEENLLVKKKERQLSKPPDITVTEQSVFSLLDISFRNLLQARRPLRPSSSTHRHHTIGKALLSVTILRGVEIPIREESALVQPLLEVEWGNIIHITPIADGPAPIWHQTMHFELPRKSGEHDVKLRLYDQHPVWGQQWLGEARIPLEHHRNYQELERWVALSPLYSPTMLFGYVQASPGHSRTRIYILMKLELPGNAKLEEDSTINRLLKNIQRCLLSPYKITNIQSPEEAARLTMLIPEVPNHYGPLTPRQTLNANKVDHYGRAILLASLLESFGSQTYVLLGSSQTSKWAAFVLSIEENADIIIWDPETSDHYNPSDSHCPLMKASYLVNYSGIWENLQKSILPHNLKYDVKTSKDWRPIGVIASTTTERIVQVLELNVSQGEEETLRESAMQTEQHLRDKFSYWRSTAELTTIYNRHAIAVLRNYISKIEDNNSSKQPDKKDLKQLYRAYYMHGFILNLRQSTLEDLTERLASTKAQNVTGPVEFAIAYHIKHYVGKTNSICLAVAVLRSRD from the exons atgaattttttacaATGGAAATCGCATGATAGCGATAAGCAAGATCTTAGTCTTAGTTATGCTTATcctgtaataaataatgatcaaaAGATAAACAGCGTTAtagtaaaaaataacaaaagtccTCGACAGAAAGTTGATAAAACTTCATTGATAGAGGATGGATTATATACTTCTGATAGTCCATTTACACGAAATGTCATTAAACCTTATTTACTTAATAATACAAGTATGTTAGATCATGAAGTAATACCAAAGTTATCAGGAAAACTTGTAGAAATTGCAATACGTTgcgttaatatttattctaaaaataatcaaaacgaTTCAAACGTTGAGATTACTTCTGTTTCacttttatttaagaaaaaagttatatgCAAAACTAATAAAccatttaatagaaaattacataaattattacttAGAAACTCAGAATGTAACAATCTTTCAATACAAGTTTATTTGAAAGATGGTCAGTCTACTATTTTACCTTTACCATTGCCAAAACAttctgttaaaaataataatattgaaatagaaTTTGCTATAGCTGATAGCACAGGAAGAATTCATTCGGGTACTGTCATGTGTACAATTTCCATGATCTTACATGGACAAAATCAAGAAGAAACAAGTACCACGTATTTGCATAGATTAAGCAATGATCCAAATGATCCACAAAATGGTCTTTCTTTGCATAgacctaataaaaaaaagatatgtaacagagaaataaaatattttctattggaaGATCCTGCATTACGTTTtgaaaatatagaagaaaatcttttagttaagaaaaaagagagacagctATCAAAACCTCCAGATATAACTGTGACAGAAcaatctgttttttctttgctgGACATAtcttttagaaatttattacaagCTAGACGTCCATTACGACCATCCTCTAGTACACATCGACATCATACAATTGGAAAGGCTTTACTTTCTGTTACTATTTTACGTGGTGTTGAAATACCAATTAGAGAAGAATCTGCATTGGTTCAACCACTTTTAGAAGTAGAGTGGggtaatattatacatattactcCTATTGCAGATGGTCCAGCACCTATATGGCATCAAACAATGCATTTTGAATTACCAAGAAAGAGTGGGGAACATGATGTAAAGTTACGTTTATACGATCAGCATCCTGTATGGGGTCAACAGTGGTTAGGTGAAGCAAGAATACCTCTTGAACATCATAGAAATTATCAAGAATTAGAACGTTGGGTAGCTTTATCACCTTTGTATAGTCCCACAATGTTATTTGGTTATGTACAAGCTAGTCCTGGTCATTCTCGTACAAGAATTTATATACTGATGAAATTAGAGCTACCTGGTAATGCTAAATTGGAAGAGGATAGTACGATTAATAGGCTgctaaaaaatattcaacgtTGTCTTTTATCtccatataaaataacaaatatacaaaGTCCAGAAGAAGCAGCCAGACTAACAATGCTAATACCAGAAGTACCTAATCATTATGGACCTTTAACACCTCGTCAGACTTTAAATGCAAATAAGGTCGATCATTATGGTCGTGCTATTTTACTTGCATCTTTATTAGAAAGTTTTGGCTCGCAAACATACGTACTATtag GTTCTTCTCAGACAAGTAAATGGGCAGCATTTGTTTTAAGCATAGAAGAAAACgcagatattataatttggGATCCTGAGACTAGCGATCATTATAATCCAAGTGATAGTCATTGTCCTTTAATGAAAGCTTCGTATTTGGTTAATTATTCTGGT ATATGGGAGAATTtacaaaaatctattttaccgCATAATTTGAAATACGATGTGAAAACGAGCAAGGATTGGCGTCCGATTGGAGTTATCGCTTCCACTACCACCGAACGTATTGTTCAAGTTCTTGAATTGAATGTTTCCcagggagaggaagaaactCTTCGTGAATCGGCTATGCAAACTGAACAACATCTACgagataaattttcatattggCGTAGTACAGCTGAATTAACAACGATTTACAATCGTCACGCTATCGCCGTTCTACGAAATTACATTTCGAAGATCGAAGACAATAATTCGTCGAAGCAACCCGATAAGAAAGATTTGAAACAATTGTACAGAGCATATTATATGCATGGTTTCATATTGAATTTAAGGCAATCTACTTTGGAAGATTTAACGGAACGCTTAGCTTCTACGAAAGCACAAAATGTAACCGGTCCAGTAGAATTTGCCATAGCTTATCATATAAAACATTACGTTGGAAAAACAAATTCGATTTGTTTAGCTGTCGCAGTTCTTAGAAGTCGTGATTAA